Part of the Ignavibacterium album JCM 16511 genome, CCAATATTGCTGCAATCTGAACCGGGCCCGAATCATTACCAATGAGTAACCGGCAATCTCTAATTTCATTAATTAAATCAGATACTGAAGATATTTTTACATAATTAATTTTCTTATCATTAAGGTATTTAATGACTTTCTCATTGAACCTTCTATCATCAAATATTAAACAAATATTAAAATTATCTTTCAATCGTTCAGCTAATTCAATGAATTTAACTATTGACCATTCTTTTGAAATCCAGCCGGCGAATGGCGCAATAAGTATTCGATCAGAATTGACTTTGGATTGAATGTATCCTTCAAACTTTCTTATTGGGATGATCTCTTTAATTGCATTTGTATAAATTTCCTTTGAATGATTTCCTAATTGAAACTCTTTAAAGTTATTATAAATTCCTTTGAAGATTCTCCTATTAAATCCAATGATTGTTTTTGCTCTTGAGTTAAAGATTAAACTTGCTGATGTCATTACTCCAGTCAAATCAATTATAATTTTTGGCTTCAATGATCTCAATAATTTTCTTGCTCTGCTATCTGAATATCTATCACCGAAGTGAAAATATTTTTTAGGAATCGGAATTAGATATTCTCTTTTGTGAATCAATTCATAAATAGGTAAAGAGTCTTCATTACAAATTATAAAAACATTTTCACCATAAAAATTTTTGATTGAATTAATTGCATCAAAAGTAAAGATACTATCACCAAGTTTATGCAAAGAAATTACACATATACCTTTTCTTTCTAATGGAATTAATTTTGTAAAGTATCTGATTGATTTCAGGATAATATCGAACAATACAAATAGAAATTTCTGGAAGGACCTTGAACTGACCAACAAATCATAATATTTAATTTGCTTGTTCATTTATTGACTGTGTTTGCGTAAATGATTTTTTCTAATAATGCTCTTAGTTTATTCCATTTTTTTTCTGTATAAAATTTCCATCGTTCTGAATATTCAGAAAATATTTTTTCACCTGTCAGATAGTATAAGACTTTCAGCTGTTCATACATAAGTGAAATATAAGTATATGATGCGACATATCTTTTGGGATAATCGTATAAGAAATATCTTGCCCAGTAACCAGTATCATAATATGGTAATAATTCTTTGAGTGAATCAATTCCTTTTAAAAATAACTTTTTAGAGTTTTCAGACTTATTTGTAATGAACAAATCATATAAACCAAAAAGCGAAAACATAAAACCATTCAAAACACCCACTGTTCTGCTCTGAGAAGGATACTCTTCATAAATCGGGATTGAGTTGAAATAATTTACCAGCCCACCATTTTTAACTTCGGCAAAAAAAGGTTTGATTGCATCTTCAGCAAGATTTAAATATGTTTCATCTTTGGTAAGAAGATAAGCTCGTGTTAATACAGATACAGCCTCTCCCTGAGCTAATGCTGAGTACCATGGTTTTTTTATTCCATACAAAGGAATATCATAATGAATATACCAGATTTTACCACAATTAATTTCTGTAAAATTATTTTTTAACCAGTCGGCTTGTTTAAGAAATTTTAATTTAAGCTCTTCATCAGAAAAATTTTTATGATATAAATGTTCAAATATCCCAAATGCATACTGACAAATTACAATGGGATGGTAAAAATAAGATTCATCATTTGTTTTCCATAATGGAATGTCATTTTCATCAAACTTCTCCGGGTAAGCAAGCTTCGATTCAAAATTCAAATAATACCTGCCTAACGAATCCGGTTTATGATCAATTGCGCATCTTGTTATTGTATGCCAGTAGCTTGCTTTATCCGGTTTTATAAAAACTAAAGCTTTATTTAAGTAATGAAATAGGTTCAAATTTCTCTTTTAAATAATTTATTTGGTAAAATTCTAATAAGCTCGTTTTGAATTTCGAGTTGATATTTATCATTCATAACCTGATTATTGATGTAATAGATCAACAGGAATAATGTTATTTTGATTAAATCAAACAAAATTGTGTCGATAGTAATAAGAGTAAATAATATATGAACAATTAAAAATGAAAATAGCCCATTGACTAGATAAAAAATAAATTTTATTACAAGAGCTCTAAATGCTATTAACTTAAACAGTGAATGAATTATTATTAAACTTAAAATAAAAAAGAAAATGTAGCTCAACGAAGTTGATATAGCTAGTCCATTTTGTTTTAATGAACCCACTAAAATGAAATTCAATGCAATCTTTAAAGCAATTCCAAGAACTGTAACAACGAATAATGCTTTAACTTTGCCATATACATAAAATATTTTGTTCAGAATTCCGTAAAGACTATAAAAGATTAAACTTAAAGAAAAATAAAATAAAACATCAGATGTTAATTGTGTGCTGTTAAATGTAAAATTGCCTCTCTCATAAAAAATTCTAACAACTTCTTTTCTCCAAAAGATAAAAATTAAGTTTATTGGAATAAATAAAAGTGAAATACTAACCAGTGCTGTTGTTATCTTATCTTTCAGTTCAAATTTAGAATTTGAAGCAGCCAGTTGTGAAAATTTTGGAAACACAGCAGTTGATATTGAGATTGTAATTATGGAAATTGGTAACAGAAAAATTGTTAGAGCATAATTAATGGCAGCGATTCCACCTTCATCAACTCTTGAAAGGAAATATCTATCAGATAAAATGTATAATTGGCCGATGACCTCAATCAGTAGTATCCAAAGTATAGTTGAATCGATTGATTTAACTTTTTCCGAAGCTCTATTCAAATTTATTCGGAGTAACTTTAAAATGTTTGAAACTTTAAGTAAAACTATTGTCTGAATTAGAACTCCTGAAAGATAGGAATAGGCGATATAAATAATATTTGTTTCTTTAAATATTATCAGAGCAAGAATAGTAAGAATATTAAGGCTCAGTGCAGCAACTGCTGGTGATTTAAAGTTGAACTGAGTTTGTAAATAGGCGATTAAGAAACCAGAGACAATGCTTAACGGGACAGTTAAACTGAAAATAATAAACAATATTTCAATTTTATCTGAAACAAGTTTATTGCCTAAATATATTTTTATGATTGGAATTCTGAATAAAATAATGATCGAAACCGTAAAGAGTGCAATTAATAAGGAATTCAAAAAAGTTTTTTTTGAAAAATCCGCCGAATGCTCATAACCTAAAATTTCTCTTTTTGAATATGCCGGAATGAAATAGTTCTGATAAATGTAAAGAGCAATTGAGTTCAGAGTTATTGGTAATACAGAAGCAACCAGATAAAATTCATATTCTCTTGAAATGCCAAAGTAGTTTGCAAATAAAACCTCTCTGAAAAAGCCGGTAGCTTTAGCAATCAAGCCAAAAATTGTTAGAATTATTGTGGCACTTCCAATTGAAGAAGTTTTTTGCATAAAATCACTTAAGTTATTTTTTTGCTATACAAAAAAAATCGTGAGTCCAGATATCCTGTTTACCACCGCTTTCAATTATTTTCATAAAATTTAAAAACAGCTTAAGTGATTTCCATAAAAATAATCTTAGAATACCGAACAAATTTTTTCCTACCGGGGAATTCTCAATAAATTTAATTTCTTTAAATCCATTTATTGCAAGCAATTGAGTTAATGAATTAGGATTTAATATTGTCTGATGAGTTAAGTCACCATAAATAATTTGACCAGCAAAAATACCTTGTCCATTTGGAGTTCTGATTAAGAACAGACCTTCTTCTCTTAGTGAGTAATGGACTAACTCTGTCAACTCTAATAATTCATCTTTGGTGAAATGTTCAAGTAAGTCAAATGCGAAGATTACATCAAATTTTTCAGTTGAATTTTTCAGATAAACAAATACATCCCCAACACTGACATTGTGTCCTTTGGATTGAGCAATTTCAATTTGCTCTTCTGAAATATCAATTCCTTTTACATTTACATAACCTTTTTGTTTAAGATAATCGAGGAGATAACCAGGACCACAGCCAAGTTCAAGTATGCTGCTATTTTTCCTAAATAATTTTAAGGATGGTAAAATCTTTTCATCATAGTGACGATATAAACTGTCCAGATCATTTTGAGTAACATTGGCGATTCTTGAATTGAATTTACTATGATAGTTTTCGTAAATAATATTTCGATGATTTGTCATGCAGAATTTTTAGCTTTTAGAACTTTTAAATCTTTGTAAAAATAAAAAGAGCTTAATCCGATAAAAATAAATATTCCACCAATGAGGGATGAAAAAAATAATCGTGGCGATGACTGATTTTCAGGAATAATTGGTTCATCAAGAATATCAACTGAAGGGGTATCTCTTTTTTCCTGAATTTTTTCTTTATAATATAGTTGTTGCAGCATAACATATATTTCATTTTGAATCCTTACTTCGCGAAAAAGTGATGATAACTGCTGACCAAGTTCAGGAGCATTTTTAAAGCTTAACAAATAATCAATTCTATC contains:
- a CDS encoding glycosyltransferase family 9 protein, producing the protein MNKQIKYYDLLVSSRSFQKFLFVLFDIILKSIRYFTKLIPLERKGICVISLHKLGDSIFTFDAINSIKNFYGENVFIICNEDSLPIYELIHKREYLIPIPKKYFHFGDRYSDSRARKLLRSLKPKIIIDLTGVMTSASLIFNSRAKTIIGFNRRIFKGIYNNFKEFQLGNHSKEIYTNAIKEIIPIRKFEGYIQSKVNSDRILIAPFAGWISKEWSIVKFIELAERLKDNFNICLIFDDRRFNEKVIKYLNDKKINYVKISSVSDLINEIRDCRLLIGNDSGPVQIAAILGKYTFSIYGPTNPKFHLPEGEKHFFIQKTLPCSPKGHERLCFTDGGKDGCPAFECMNNLIVDEVYEKSIQIIKSLN
- a CDS encoding D-glucuronyl C5-epimerase, which encodes MNLFHYLNKALVFIKPDKASYWHTITRCAIDHKPDSLGRYYLNFESKLAYPEKFDENDIPLWKTNDESYFYHPIVICQYAFGIFEHLYHKNFSDEELKLKFLKQADWLKNNFTEINCGKIWYIHYDIPLYGIKKPWYSALAQGEAVSVLTRAYLLTKDETYLNLAEDAIKPFFAEVKNGGLVNYFNSIPIYEEYPSQSRTVGVLNGFMFSLFGLYDLFITNKSENSKKLFLKGIDSLKELLPYYDTGYWARYFLYDYPKRYVASYTYISLMYEQLKVLYYLTGEKIFSEYSERWKFYTEKKWNKLRALLEKIIYANTVNK
- the murJ gene encoding murein biosynthesis integral membrane protein MurJ, whose product is MQKTSSIGSATIILTIFGLIAKATGFFREVLFANYFGISREYEFYLVASVLPITLNSIALYIYQNYFIPAYSKREILGYEHSADFSKKTFLNSLLIALFTVSIIILFRIPIIKIYLGNKLVSDKIEILFIIFSLTVPLSIVSGFLIAYLQTQFNFKSPAVAALSLNILTILALIIFKETNIIYIAYSYLSGVLIQTIVLLKVSNILKLLRINLNRASEKVKSIDSTILWILLIEVIGQLYILSDRYFLSRVDEGGIAAINYALTIFLLPISIITISISTAVFPKFSQLAASNSKFELKDKITTALVSISLLFIPINLIFIFWRKEVVRIFYERGNFTFNSTQLTSDVLFYFSLSLIFYSLYGILNKIFYVYGKVKALFVVTVLGIALKIALNFILVGSLKQNGLAISTSLSYIFFFILSLIIIHSLFKLIAFRALVIKFIFYLVNGLFSFLIVHILFTLITIDTILFDLIKITLFLLIYYINNQVMNDKYQLEIQNELIRILPNKLFKREI
- a CDS encoding class I SAM-dependent methyltransferase encodes the protein MTNHRNIIYENYHSKFNSRIANVTQNDLDSLYRHYDEKILPSLKLFRKNSSILELGCGPGYLLDYLKQKGYVNVKGIDISEEQIEIAQSKGHNVSVGDVFVYLKNSTEKFDVIFAFDLLEHFTKDELLELTELVHYSLREEGLFLIRTPNGQGIFAGQIIYGDLTHQTILNPNSLTQLLAINGFKEIKFIENSPVGKNLFGILRLFLWKSLKLFLNFMKIIESGGKQDIWTHDFFCIAKK